The Alteribacter populi genomic sequence GTGAATCAAAATGACGAGGCTTCTCTTTGAATGTATACCCTTTTTCATAGAGATGCTTCGCTCTATGTAAGATTTTACTCAAAATTACTTCGGCACTCCGAGTGACTGGATGAAAATACACCTGCCAGTACATTTGATAACGACTCATAATATAATCTTCCACAGCATGCATCCCACTAATTTTGAAAACAGCTTGTTCTTCTGTCGGCCTCATCACACGAAGAATACGCTCCATATCAAAATGGCCGTAGCTGACTCCTGTATAAAACGCATCACGCTGCAAGTAATCCATCCGATCGGCATCAATTTGGCTAGAAATTAAGCTGACAACAAGCTTATTAGAATAGGTTTTTGCAATCACATCGGCTACTTTCTTTGGAAAGCCCTCACCCATGCCTTTTAATACGGCGTTGATTTGCGTTTTCCCTAAAATAATTTCCCTTGTCCAATGCTCATGGTCTGTATGAAACACTTTTTCAAATGAATGAGAAAAAGGTCCGTGTCCGACGTCGTGAAGAAGCGCTGCACTTAAACAGACCAGTCTTTCTTCCGGATCCCAGTCTTCTTTTTCTTCAATGTTTTCCACCATTCGTCGCATAATTTCATATACACCTAATGAGTGATTAAATCTTGTATGTTCCGCCCCATGAAACGTCACATAGGTTGTCCCAAGCTGTCTCACGCGTCGCAGCCGTTGGAATTCTTTCGTTCCAACAAGCTTCCAAATTAACTCATCGCGTACATGAATATAGCGGTGAACCGGGTCCTTGAACACTTTTTCCTCTTCTAATTTTTTATAACGGCCCGTCATTATGTAGCTCCTTTCATACATTCCAATCAAGATGGTATGCAGTTCTGCTGTTTTTGCTCTTTTTTCGACCTCGTTCTTTGATTCTATTATACAAAACTTACTAACAACTTATCGATATTGTTTAAAAAGTCGGCTAAAAATAGCTGTTTTGCTATAGGTCTTCTGCTAAGTAGGGATTGCTGAATAACGCTAGAACTCATATACAAAGGGTGCCGCTTTCATGGCTTCGCTTTCCGCAGGCAAGCTTCAGCCCCCTCTTTATATACACGATCCTTTAGTAAATATGTAAGTTATTGTGATTATTAAATTGGTGTCTGTTGAAGCTAGCTGAGTTGGAATTGCTCTTGAAGTGTTTGAAAGGCGCCCGACTAACGGAGAGGACGCCTGGAGCTAGATGTCGCTCCAACTTTAAA encodes the following:
- a CDS encoding HD domain-containing protein; the encoded protein is MTGRYKKLEEEKVFKDPVHRYIHVRDELIWKLVGTKEFQRLRRVRQLGTTYVTFHGAEHTRFNHSLGVYEIMRRMVENIEEKEDWDPEERLVCLSAALLHDVGHGPFSHSFEKVFHTDHEHWTREIILGKTQINAVLKGMGEGFPKKVADVIAKTYSNKLVVSLISSQIDADRMDYLQRDAFYTGVSYGHFDMERILRVMRPTEEQAVFKISGMHAVEDYIMSRYQMYWQVYFHPVTRSAEVILSKILHRAKHLYEKGYTFKEKPRHFDSLFAGSITLEDYLKLDESVIMYYFQAWQEEADSILKDLCDRFMDRRLFKYVECDPSTQMNIWPELLQLFKEAEIDPRYYLVIDSSSDLPYDFYRPGEEEERLPIHLLMPNGDLRELSRESDVVEAISGKKRTDHKLYFPKDFLEDYSKHGDIKKRIQTLLMTQGG